GCAGATGCCGGCCGCCCCCGAAAAACCGGCCGCGCGCGGGCCTGAAATCAAGCCCTGACACGCGACGCATCACCCCCGACACCGCCGGCCCACACCGGCGGCTTTTCATTTCAGTACCGAAATCAGTACTGTGCCTGGTCGGTCGGATTCCTGAACAGCTGCTTCATCTCCGCCGACAGCGGATAGCCGAGACTCACGCCCTTCGGCGGAATCGGCTGCGTGAACCACTGGTTGTAGAGCTTCTCGGCCGCGCCCGACGTCTGCATCTTCGCGATCACTCCGTCGACGACATGCTTGAACGCCGGATCGTCCCTGCGCATCATGCACGCGTAATTTTCGTGGACGAGCGGCGTGCCCGTCACCGTGTACGCGCCCGGGTTGCGGTCCTTCGCGATCTCGCCGTACAGCAGCGGCTCGTCCATCACGAACGCGACCGCGCGCCCGGTCGTGACGTTCATGAACGCTTCGGCGTGGTCCTTTGCGCTGATGATCGTCATGTTCATCGCCTTCTCTTCGTTGAGCTTGCGCAGCAGGCGTTCGTCGGACGTGCCGGCCGTCGTCGCGACCGTCTTGCCGGCCAGGTCAGAGAAGTCCTTCACGCCCGAATCCTTGCGCGTGCTGAAGCGGATGCCGTACAGAAAGATGCTGTTCGAGAACGCGGCCTGCTTCTGCCGTTCGAGCGTGTTCGTCGTCGATCCGCACTCGAAATCGATCGTCCCGTTCTGCAGCAGCGGAATCCGGTTCTGCGACGTGATCGGGATTTCCTTCACCGCGAGGTTCGGCAGGCTCAGCTCCGTTTTCAGCTGGTCGATGATGCGCGACGCGATGTCCCGCGAATAGCCGATGTTCTTCTGCTGGTTGTCCGAATACGAGAACGGCACCGACGATTCGCGAATGCCGAGCGACACGATGCCCGTGTCCTTGATCTTCTTCAGCGTGCCGGTGAGGGCCTGCGCGTGCGCGGCGCTTGCCAGCGCGCAGGACAGCGCGACAGCCAGCCAACGGAAGCGGCGATCCATGCTTTTCTCCTGACGAAACGTTGATCGAATCGCGATCGTACGCCCGACAAAATTCGCGTCGCATCAGGGAAAGCGTAAACAACCTTCCATCGCGTCCGGGCCGCCCGGCCCGTTTTCCGTACCGCGCAAACCGGCTCGCGCCGCGCATTTCGCCCGACCGGCCGCGTGCGGGCGCGAACCTGTCTTTTGGGTCACGCGTTCCAAACATGCGTTCGTGCCGCAACGCCGCAACGTAATCGTTTGCGCCGCCCCCCGTTTTTCTCGCGAAACGTACTCAAGAAGCCGCCGCGCTGGCCGTTACCCAGTGCATGGCGCGTCGCAGCAACCCTGCCGCGGCCGCCAGACAAAAACGACAAGGTCCGGGTTCGCCGGACCAGCGCCACCGCCGGCACGACGGTTATCTACGAGGATCGAGTTTCAACATGAGAGCCAAACGTTTCAATTTCGCGCTGGCGCGCTCCGCACATGCGCGCATGCTCGTCGGCGTGCTGTCCGCCGCCGCCCTCCTGCCCCTGTCCGGCTGTGGTGGCGGAGGCGGCGGCGACGGCAGCAACCCGTCTTCCTCCAACAACGCCCCGGCGCCGACACCGGCCCCGTCCCCGTCCCCCAACCCCACGAACCCGCCCGCCTCGTCCGGCAGCAACGCGTGCGCGACGCAGCAGGCCGCCGTGCAGATGGCCGCGCAGACCGCGCCGGCCGAAGCGCCGGTCGATCACCTGATCGTCAAGCTGAAGACGCTGACCGCCGCACGGGCGATGGCAACCATCGACAACGGGACGCGGCTCGACGCGGTGATCCAGCGCTCGATGACGCGCTGGACCGCACCGGTGGCCGGCAGCGCACGCGCCTATGCCAGCTCGGTTGCGCAAGCGCCGCTGAACGTGCAGGTCGAACGGACGATCTCGAACGGCGCGGCCGTGCTGTCGCTCGGCCAGCGCATCGCGGCCACCGACGCGACCGCGCTCGCGCAGGCGTTCGCGGCCGATGCCGACGTCGACTACGCGGAACCGGATCACCCGATGCAGATCCGCGACACGCCGAGCGACCCGCTGTACAGCCAGCAGTGGAACCTGTCCGACCCGACGGCCGGTATCGACCTGCCGCTCGCCTGGAACACCACCAAGGGTTCGCCGACCGTCGTCACGGCCGTGCTCGACACCGGCTACCGGCCGCATGCGGATCTCGTCGGCAACCTGACGCTGCAGGGCTACAGCTTCATCAGCAACGTCAACACCAGCAACAACGGCCTGACGCGCGGCCCGGATGCGAGCGATCCCGGCGACTGGGTCACGCAGCAGGAACTCGACAATGCAAGCGGCCCGTACTATCACTGCGCGAGCGAACCGAGCAACAGCAGCTGGCACGGCACGCGCGTGATGGGCGTGATCGGCGCGACCGCCAACAACGGCATCGGCGTCGCGGGCGTATCGTGGCTCGGCCGGATCCTGCCGGTGCGCGTACTCGGCAAGTGCGGCGGCGTGACGAGCGACATCGCCGACGGGATGCGCTGGGCAGCCGGCATCCCGGTAAACGGCGTGCCGAACAACCCCAACCCCGCGAAGGTCATCAACCTGAGCCTCGGCGGCGTCGGCGCATGCAGCACGACGTTCCAGCAGGCGATCGACGACGTGACCGCGAAGGGCGTGACCGTCGTGGTCGCGGCCGGCAACGACGGTCTGTCGACCGGGCTCGACCAGCCCGCGAACTGCCGCGGCGTGATCAGCGTCGGCGCGACCGACGCAACGGGCCGCCGCGCATCGTTCAGCAACTTCGGCGCCGATGTCACGCTGAGCGCGCCGGGCGTCAACATCCTGTCGACGTCGAACACCGGCACGACGACGCCGGGCTCGGACACCTACGGCCTCGCGAACGGCACGAGCCTCGCGACGCCGCAGGTCACGGGCGTCGCCGCACTGATGCTCTCGGTGAACGGCAACCTCACCCCCGCGCAGATCCAGCAGAAGCTGCAAGGCGGCGCACGCACGACCAAGCTGGCGGCCGGCACGTCGTGCACCGCGATGCCGGCAGGCTCGGGCATCGTCGACGCGGGAGCCGCCGTCGCGGCCGCCAACCAGTAACCGGCGCCCTGCTTCGACACGGCCGCGCGCATGCCGACATGGCATGCGCGCGGCTCGTTTTTCGGCGCGCCGGCGCTCGCGTTACGGTCCACGCATCGGCCCGGTTACGTTTCGCACGAAACGCCTGACAAAAGGGTTGACGCTTCGCACGACGAGCCATTACCATCGGCCCCGTCTAATTACATGGAGTGTTCTGTGAACACCGATGCGAGTTGTAGTTGGTGCTCGACCAACTTGACTGCTGCCTGAGGAAAACGCGCAGAGCCTCGTCTTCTGCCGCATCCCGGGAAGCAGGATGCGGCGTCCTTCCGGCCTGACTGGCCAGATTCCCCGCCGAATTTTTTGAATGTGCCGAATGCACGCGACGCGTCGTCGCGCGCGTGCGTTCGTGTTGCGCGCAGCGCCAGCCGCGTGCATTCCCCGTTCGCGTGCCGTCCGGCCGCGCGCCTTCGTGCGTGCGCGGCCGCCGATCGCCCGTGCCGACTATCCGCTACCGACAGGAGTGCAGATGAACTCAGACGACAGTAGTCGATTACCGCTCGCCGGTGCGACGCTGCGCATCGACCGTCCGACCGCACCCTGCGCGCCGGCGAGCGTTCCCGCCTTCACCGATCCACAGCCGATCGCGCCAGACGCGACGCGGCGGGGAGCGCTCGTGCGTCGATAACGTCACGGTCGCTCCCCGCCCGCCGCCCCGTGCGCAAGGAGCGACTCATGACACAACGAAATACATCGCAAAAGAAACAGCGCGGCTTCATCAACGCCGGCGCCAGCCAGCAGAACGAACCGCGCATCATGCGCGCCGCGCAGGAAGCGGCCCGCCCGCTCGAAGACACGCTGAAGACACTGCACTCCAGCACGCGCGGCCTCACCTACGACCAGGCCGCCGACCGCCTGCAGCACTACGGCCCGAACGAAATCGCGCACGACAAGCCGCCGCACTGGACCCGCCAGCTGCTGCTGTCGTTCCACAACCCGTTCGTCTACGTGCTGCTGGTGCTGGCCGCCATCAGCTTCTTCACCGACGTCTACTTCGCGGCGCCCGACGATCGCGACTATGTCGGCATGACGATCCTGCTGACGATGGTCACGATCAGCGCGCTGCTGCGCTTCGTGCAGGAATTCCGTTCGCTACGCGCGGCCGAAAAACTCAAGGCGATGGTCCGCACGACGGCCACCGTGCAACGCGCGGTGACCGACACGGCCGAACCCTCGCGCCGCGAAGTGCCGATGCGCGACGTCGTGGCCGGCGACATCGTGCACCTGTCGGCCGGCGACATGATCCCCGCCGACGTGCGCCTGATCGCGTCGCGCGACCTGTTCATCAGCCAGGCCGTGCTGACCGGTGAGGCGCTGCCCGTCGAGAAGTACGACACGCTCGGGGCGGTGGCCGGCAAATCCGCGAACACGCGCGCGGCCAGCGCGGCGAACGATGCTTCCGCATCGCTGCTTGATCTCGAGAACGTGTGCTTCATGGGCACCAACGTCGTCAGCGGCACGGCGACGGCCGTGGTCGTCGCGACCGGCGAAGACACGTACTTCGGTTCGCTCGCACGCAACGTCGTGAGCCACAAGCGCATCGAGACGAGCTTCGACCGCGGCGTCGCGAGCGTGAGCTGGCTGCTGATCAAGTTCATGTTCGTGATGGTGCCGATCGTGTTCATGATCAACGGGCTGACCAAGGGCGACTGGCTGAGCGCGCTCACGTTCGCGCTCGCGGTGGCCGTGGGTCTCACGCCCGAGATGCTGCCGATGATCGTCAGCGCGAACCTCGCACGCGGCGCGATCGCGATGGCGCGCCGCAAGGTCGTCGTCAAGCGGCTGAACTCGGTGCAGAACTTCGGCGCGATGGACGTGCTGTGTACCGACAAGACCGGCACGCTCACGCAGGACAAGATCATCCTCGAACACCACCTCGACCTGTCCGGTCACAAAAACGAGGAAATCCTGCGGCTCGGCTGGCTGAACAGCTTCCACCAGAGCGGCCAGAAGAACCTGATCGACATCGCGGTCGTCGCGCGCGCCGACGAGATCGGCGAACGCGTGAAACCGCAGGGCTACAAGAAGATCGACGAACTGCCGTTCGATTTCGTGCGGCGCCGCCTGTCGGTCGTCGTCGAGGATACGCGCGGCACGCACCTGCTGGTCTGCAAGGGCGCGGTCGAGGAAATGCTGGCCGTCTCCACGCACGTGCAGGATGAAGACGGCGTGCGCCCGCTCGACTTCGTCGCGCGCAAGCGGCTGCTCGAACAGGCCAACGCGTACAACGAGGACGGCTTCCGCGTGCTCGTGCTCGCGACGCGCACGATCCCGCGCGGCGAAGAACGCGAGCAGTACCGCACCACCGACGAACGCGATCTCGTCGTGCGCGGCTTCCTCACCTTCCTCGATCCGCCGAAGGAATCGGCCGCGCCGGCGCTCGCCGCGCTGCGCGAAAACGGCGTCGCGGTGAAGGTGCTGACGGGCGACAACCCGATCGTCACGATGAAGGTGTGCCGCCAGGTCGGCCTCGAACCCGGCAAGCCGATCCTCGGCGCGGAAATCGAAGCGCTCGACGATGCGACGCTCGCGCAGGTGGTCGAACGCACGACCGTGTTCGCGAAGCTCACGCCGCTGCAGAAGGCGCGCATCGTGAAGGCGCTGCAGGCGAACGGCCACACGGTCGGCTTCCTCGGCGACGGCATCAACGATGCGCCCGCGCTGCGCGACGCCGACGTCGGCATCTCGGTCGACAGCGGCGCCGACATCGCGAAGGAAACCGCCGACATCATCCTGCTCGAAAAGAGCCTGATGGTGCTCGAGGAAGGCGTGATCAAGGGCCGTGAGACGTTCGGCAACATCCTCAAGTACCTGAACATGACCGCGAGCTCGAACTTCGGCAACGTGTTCTCGGTGCTCGTCGCCAGCGCGTTCCTGCCGTGGGAGCCCATGCTTGCGACACAGCTGCTCGTGCTGAACCTGATCTACGACACGTCGCAGATGCTGCTGCCGTGGGACAAGATGGACCCCGAGTTCCTGAAGAAGCCGCGCAAGTGGGAAGCCGGCAACATCAGCCGCTTCATGCTGTGGGTCGGGCCGACGTCGTCGGTGTTCGACATCACGACCTACGTGCTGATGTGGACCGTGTTCGGCGCAGGCGCGATGTACCACCTGCACGGCGGTACGGGCGGCCAGATCGTGATGAACTCGGGCTGGTTCATCGAGAGCCTCGTGTCGCAAACGCTCGTCGTGCACCTGCTGCGCACGCAGAAGATCCCGTTCCTGCAGAGCACGGCCTCGCTGCCGGTGCTGCTGTCGACGTTCACCGCGATCGCGATCGGCTGCTGGCTGCCGTTCTCGCCGTTCGCCGACGCGATCGGCTTCATGCACCTGCCGGGCACCTACTGGCTGTGGCTCGCGGCGACGATGGTTGGCTACATCCTGCTCGCGCAGATCGTCAAGACGATCTACGTGCGCCGCTACAAGCAGTGGTTCTGATGTCCGTCGGCCCGCGCGACGTGCGCGGGCGGAACGTCCGGCTCTGCCGATATTCGGTGAGGGCCGTGACGGCGCCGTGGTAATGCACGGCGCCCCGCATGAACCGGAGCAATACGACGGGCCGCATCAGCGGCCCGTTTTTCTTTCACCCGGCGTCGTTCGCGCCGAACAGTTGCGCACACACGGCTCGCCCTTCTTCGGTCAGCGCGGCGCTGCCGGTGCCGTCCTCGTTCAGCGTCGTCGTGCTGAGGCCCGCGCCGTCGAGCTGCGTCAGCACGCGGCGCAGCGTGCTCATCGGCAACTGCGTGCGTTTCGCGATCTTCGGCAGCGACCAGGTCTTGCCGGCCGGATCGCTCGCAGCCTCGTTCAGCGTCGCGAGTGTCGCAACGAGTGCGGGATCGAGCGGGGATTCGTCGGATTCTGAAGTCATCGTTCGGGTACGTGAGCCGGCGCCGGACCGGCATTCAGGATGCAATCGCGAACACTATACGCCCGGTCACGCACCCTTGATCGCCGCACGCATGAACGACACGAAATGCGTCGTGACGGGATCGTCTCGATCCGACAGCCATGCGAGCCCCACGCGCCACTTCGCATCCTTGCCGTCGAGCGGCAGCACCGTCGCGTCGCGCAGCAGGTACTGCGCACGCGACGGGATGAATGCGACGCCGACGCCGGCCGCAACCGACGTCAGCACCGACTGCACATCCTCCGCCTGTTGCGTCACGTGCGGCACGAAGCGGCGCTCGACGCACCAGCGGTCGATCTGCGCGGCCAGCCCCGGGCCGCGCGCGCGTTGCAGCGCGATGAAGCCGATCTCGTTGAGCACGTCGAGGTCGGCCGGCACGCGCTTGAAGCCGAGATGCGGCGGCACCGCGAGCGCGAGCCCTTCGTCGATCACCTTGAACGACGACAGCCCGTCGTCGGACGGCAGGCGCAGGAAACCGGCGTCGAGCTTGCCCGCGCGCAGCCGGCGCGTCCGCTCGGACGACGACAGGTCGCTCAGCGTGACGGCAATGCCCGGATTGCGGCGGCGAAATTCCGCGACGAGCTTCGGCACGAGCGTCAGCACCGACAGGCAGATGCCGAGCCGCAGATGGCCGCGCTGCCCGCTGGTCGCCTCCCGCGCACGCGCGAGGATCTCGTCGGCATCGCGCACGAGCGCCTGCGCGTCGGGCAGGAAGCGCTCGCCGAACGGCGTCAGCTCCGCGCCGTGCCGCCCGCGCTCGAACAGCTTGCCGCCGAGGCTCGCCTCGAGCGCGCCGATCTGCTTGCTCAGTGCCGGCTGGCTCATGTGCAGCGCATCGGCCGCGCGGCTGAAATGACACAGCTCGGTGACAGTCAGGAACGTTCGCAGCAGTTTCAGTTCCATTCTTCAAAAGAATCATATCGATCGAAACATTCATTTTACTGATCGAATGCAATGACGTTCAATACGGACATGCCCTTCCCGGAATTCACTGTCATGTCTCCAGATCATGCGGCCGAGTGCGTCGCCGACCCGTCTTGCGATGCAGCGGTCGCGAACGAACCTGCCGCCGCGGTCGATGCGCGCGCACCGAAACGTCGCATCGAACGCACCGACGGACGCAGCCGCCGCTTTCGTTTCGGCGATGCGATCGAAGACGCGCCGCCGCGCGCCATGACGGGTTCGATCGCCATCAGTTTCGCGGTCGTGTCGCGGCGGAACTGGCCGCGCTGAACGGCGGCGCCGGACAGCGACGCGGAACCCGCGCTGTCTCGAGGCATAGCGGCCCGGAACGGCACGCCTTGACGGTTCTCACCGCGCGTGCATCACTGATCGACAGCACAAGAACGACCGGAATCCCTCCGCATCACGCGTCATTGCATTCGCTTCGATCGTCATCGTCGCGCGATCGACCTTATAATTTCCCGCACCCGCTGACCGACCATGGATTCCGCGCAGCCGCATCGCGCGTGAAAAGGAGACTTTCGCTTGACCGGCCTCATCGCGCGCCTGACCCGCACCCGGACCACCCTGATCCTCGCTCTCTCGTTCCTGCTGCTCGCGTTCGCCGCGAACGCGTCCGCGCAGCGCACGCAGCCGCATCGCACGCCCCATGCGCAGACGAAGGCCGTCAAGAAGAAGCCGGCACACCGCAACAGCAAGGCCGTCAAGCACCGCCGCCCGCGCGCGAAGCATCATGCCGTCAAGCGTCACGCGGCGCCGGCCCCGCAGCAGCGCCGCGCGAAGCGCACGACCGCCGTACGCCCGCGCCCGGCGCCCGCCAGGCCGCGCCTGATGGCCAGCTGCGGCTACAGCCCGCGCGCGGTCAGGTCGCTGCATTCACGCGCGGCCTACGTGCTCGACGTCGATTCCGGCACGCCGCTGCTGGCGCGCAACGCGCGCACCGTGCGGCCGATCGCGTCGATCTCGAAGCTGATGACGGCCGTCGTCGCGCGTGACGCCGACCGTCCGCTGAACGGCGTGCTGCGCGTCACCGCGCACGACCGGGACACGATCAAGTTCACCGGCTCGCGCTTGCAGGTCGGCTCGGAGCTGTCGCGCCGCGACATGTTCCATATCGCGCTGATGTCGTCGGAAAACCGCGCGGCCGCCGCGTTGAGCCGCGACTATCCGGGCGGGCGCGCGGCTTTCGTCAAGGCGATGAACCGCGAAGCGCGGCGGCTCGGCATGCGCCACACGCATTTCCGGGAGCCGACCGGCCTGTCGCCGCACAACGTGTCGACGGCCGAGGATCTTGCACGGCTCGTCGGCGCGGCAGCGCAGGACCCGCTGATCCGTTACTTCTCGACGGATACGTCGACCACCGTGCGTCCCGGCGACGGCGAGCTGCTGTACGTGAACTCCGACCCGCTGGTTCGCTACCGCCGCCTGCCGATCCGGCTGCAGAAAACCGGCTTCATCAACGAATCGGGGCACGGCGTCGTGATGCGCATGCGCGTGAAGGGCCGCCGTGAAACGGTGGTGCTGCTCGGCGCACCGACGCGCGCCGGCGTCTCGAGCGATGCACTCAAAATCCATCGCTGGCTGACCTGCTCGATCCAGTAAGCCCACGCAGGCGGCCGGCGCATTCACGCCAGGGGAGTAATGCGATGCAGGACGAATACCGCTTCAACGCATTCGGACAGCTGCTCGCCGTCGTGCGCAAGAACGGCCGCTGGGCCGTGTTCGATCTGGGCACCGAAGGCAAGCGGCGCCCCGCCAACCTGCAGATTCCGTCCGCGCTCGCCGCGGACGAACTCGCGCAATATCTCGGCGACCTGCTGCACGAGAACGCCACCCCGAAATACAACGAAGTCGTAGCAGTCGCGCCCCGCCGCGCATAACCGCGCGCCGGCCGGCGCCACGATTCGGCGGCCAATTCGACAGTTAAACTTGCAAGTTTAACTGTCATATCCTATGATTCGCCGCATGAACCCGCCACGCAAACCCGGCGCTTCCGCCGCCCTCGTCGCCGCCGACCTGACCCTCGCGGTCGGCCAGTTGATCCGCCGGCTCCGCTCCGAGGTCGAATCCGAAGGACTCGGCATGTCGCAGACCAGCGCGCTCGCGCGGCTCGAACGACACGGGCCGATGACGACCGCCGATCTCGCCCGCGCCGAGGCCATGAAGCCGCAGTCGATGAAGGCGATCCTCGCGAGCCTCGAGGAAGACGGCCTCGTCGAGCGCGAGCCGCATCCGACCGACGGCCGCCAGA
The sequence above is drawn from the Burkholderia stabilis genome and encodes:
- a CDS encoding glutamate/aspartate ABC transporter substrate-binding protein translates to MDRRFRWLAVALSCALASAAHAQALTGTLKKIKDTGIVSLGIRESSVPFSYSDNQQKNIGYSRDIASRIIDQLKTELSLPNLAVKEIPITSQNRIPLLQNGTIDFECGSTTNTLERQKQAAFSNSIFLYGIRFSTRKDSGVKDFSDLAGKTVATTAGTSDERLLRKLNEEKAMNMTIISAKDHAEAFMNVTTGRAVAFVMDEPLLYGEIAKDRNPGAYTVTGTPLVHENYACMMRRDDPAFKHVVDGVIAKMQTSGAAEKLYNQWFTQPIPPKGVSLGYPLSAEMKQLFRNPTDQAQY
- a CDS encoding S8 family peptidase; translated protein: MRAKRFNFALARSAHARMLVGVLSAAALLPLSGCGGGGGGDGSNPSSSNNAPAPTPAPSPSPNPTNPPASSGSNACATQQAAVQMAAQTAPAEAPVDHLIVKLKTLTAARAMATIDNGTRLDAVIQRSMTRWTAPVAGSARAYASSVAQAPLNVQVERTISNGAAVLSLGQRIAATDATALAQAFAADADVDYAEPDHPMQIRDTPSDPLYSQQWNLSDPTAGIDLPLAWNTTKGSPTVVTAVLDTGYRPHADLVGNLTLQGYSFISNVNTSNNGLTRGPDASDPGDWVTQQELDNASGPYYHCASEPSNSSWHGTRVMGVIGATANNGIGVAGVSWLGRILPVRVLGKCGGVTSDIADGMRWAAGIPVNGVPNNPNPAKVINLSLGGVGACSTTFQQAIDDVTAKGVTVVVAAGNDGLSTGLDQPANCRGVISVGATDATGRRASFSNFGADVTLSAPGVNILSTSNTGTTTPGSDTYGLANGTSLATPQVTGVAALMLSVNGNLTPAQIQQKLQGGARTTKLAAGTSCTAMPAGSGIVDAGAAVAAANQ
- the mgtA gene encoding magnesium-translocating P-type ATPase, yielding MTQRNTSQKKQRGFINAGASQQNEPRIMRAAQEAARPLEDTLKTLHSSTRGLTYDQAADRLQHYGPNEIAHDKPPHWTRQLLLSFHNPFVYVLLVLAAISFFTDVYFAAPDDRDYVGMTILLTMVTISALLRFVQEFRSLRAAEKLKAMVRTTATVQRAVTDTAEPSRREVPMRDVVAGDIVHLSAGDMIPADVRLIASRDLFISQAVLTGEALPVEKYDTLGAVAGKSANTRAASAANDASASLLDLENVCFMGTNVVSGTATAVVVATGEDTYFGSLARNVVSHKRIETSFDRGVASVSWLLIKFMFVMVPIVFMINGLTKGDWLSALTFALAVAVGLTPEMLPMIVSANLARGAIAMARRKVVVKRLNSVQNFGAMDVLCTDKTGTLTQDKIILEHHLDLSGHKNEEILRLGWLNSFHQSGQKNLIDIAVVARADEIGERVKPQGYKKIDELPFDFVRRRLSVVVEDTRGTHLLVCKGAVEEMLAVSTHVQDEDGVRPLDFVARKRLLEQANAYNEDGFRVLVLATRTIPRGEEREQYRTTDERDLVVRGFLTFLDPPKESAAPALAALRENGVAVKVLTGDNPIVTMKVCRQVGLEPGKPILGAEIEALDDATLAQVVERTTVFAKLTPLQKARIVKALQANGHTVGFLGDGINDAPALRDADVGISVDSGADIAKETADIILLEKSLMVLEEGVIKGRETFGNILKYLNMTASSNFGNVFSVLVASAFLPWEPMLATQLLVLNLIYDTSQMLLPWDKMDPEFLKKPRKWEAGNISRFMLWVGPTSSVFDITTYVLMWTVFGAGAMYHLHGGTGGQIVMNSGWFIESLVSQTLVVHLLRTQKIPFLQSTASLPVLLSTFTAIAIGCWLPFSPFADAIGFMHLPGTYWLWLAATMVGYILLAQIVKTIYVRRYKQWF
- a CDS encoding transcriptional regulator — encoded protein: MTSESDESPLDPALVATLATLNEAASDPAGKTWSLPKIAKRTQLPMSTLRRVLTQLDGAGLSTTTLNEDGTGSAALTEEGRAVCAQLFGANDAG
- a CDS encoding LysR family transcriptional regulator, whose protein sequence is MELKLLRTFLTVTELCHFSRAADALHMSQPALSKQIGALEASLGGKLFERGRHGAELTPFGERFLPDAQALVRDADEILARAREATSGQRGHLRLGICLSVLTLVPKLVAEFRRRNPGIAVTLSDLSSSERTRRLRAGKLDAGFLRLPSDDGLSSFKVIDEGLALAVPPHLGFKRVPADLDVLNEIGFIALQRARGPGLAAQIDRWCVERRFVPHVTQQAEDVQSVLTSVAAGVGVAFIPSRAQYLLRDATVLPLDGKDAKWRVGLAWLSDRDDPVTTHFVSFMRAAIKGA
- a CDS encoding serine hydrolase produces the protein MTGLIARLTRTRTTLILALSFLLLAFAANASAQRTQPHRTPHAQTKAVKKKPAHRNSKAVKHRRPRAKHHAVKRHAAPAPQQRRAKRTTAVRPRPAPARPRLMASCGYSPRAVRSLHSRAAYVLDVDSGTPLLARNARTVRPIASISKLMTAVVARDADRPLNGVLRVTAHDRDTIKFTGSRLQVGSELSRRDMFHIALMSSENRAAAALSRDYPGGRAAFVKAMNREARRLGMRHTHFREPTGLSPHNVSTAEDLARLVGAAAQDPLIRYFSTDTSTTVRPGDGELLYVNSDPLVRYRRLPIRLQKTGFINESGHGVVMRMRVKGRRETVVLLGAPTRAGVSSDALKIHRWLTCSIQ
- a CDS encoding DUF7661 family protein, which encodes MQDEYRFNAFGQLLAVVRKNGRWAVFDLGTEGKRRPANLQIPSALAADELAQYLGDLLHENATPKYNEVVAVAPRRA
- a CDS encoding MarR family winged helix-turn-helix transcriptional regulator, encoding MIRRMNPPRKPGASAALVAADLTLAVGQLIRRLRSEVESEGLGMSQTSALARLERHGPMTTADLARAEAMKPQSMKAILASLEEDGLVEREPHPTDGRQILFQLTATGLDARRKRNAAKHQWLGAAIARLDPDEIDALAAAIPLIRRIGEQ